CTGGTGATCATGGGCGGTTCCTACGGCGGCTACATGACAAATTGGGTGATCACTCAAACAAACCTGTTTGAAGTGGCCGCAAGCCGTTATGGGATCTTTGACCTGAAAAGTGATTTCTCCAACTCCATCTATGCCCAGTGGGAGCTTGATTATCTGGGAAAGCCGTACTGGGAAACTCCTAATCTTTATCGGCGGATGTCCCCTTCCACCTTTATCAAAAAAGCCAAAACACCCACCCTGATCCTTCATGGAGCTGAGGATGAGAACACTTTCACCTCAAATTCAAGAGAACTCGCCAGGGCTTTAAAAACTTTGGCAGTGCCCCATCGGTTTTTCCTCTACCCGAGAGAGGGTCACGGAATGGATGAGCCCAACCATCGATTGGATGTATTTCAACGCCAATTGTCCTGGGTGAATTACCATTTGGGTCGAAAAGCGGCCTTGAGTGGCGAAGATTGGCTGAGTAAGGATATCCAGGTCCAGATCCTGAGCGTTAACAAAAAGGCCCGTTTTCTGAATTACCCTGATGAAACATTTCTTAAGATCAAGCTACTGATAGATGGTTCACAGTCAATCAACCCACACCCGTTTACCCTGGCTGATTTCCGACTTCAACCGTGGTCCAACAAAGTACTCGGTCTCCCCAGTGGTCAGATCCTGCTCCAAGACCAGAATTTCAGGTTTGAGTTAGGACCGGATACACCAAGCATTGAGCTAGAGCTGATCTTTCAGAAAACAGATGACCCAGACCAGGAGTTACACATCAAAGGTGTGGGGAGTTTTACCATCCCCTAATGATCATCTCAAGCCATTAAACAGACGGCAATTAAGTGTGGAGATCTGTGTATACTTTGACTCGCCCAGCAAGACACAGTCTGGTCTCACTGATCGGAGTCGAAGGATCTGATCCCAAATATCCAATTTTGAAATCGCAGGATCAACCATCGCCATTCTAATATTTAATACCAACTAAACCTCAAGCCTGCACTCAATTTCTGCATCTTTTCCCGTTTTACTGTGGTTAAAGTCCTCTTGTCCAAAACTGATTACCCTGATTAAAAAAACAGGATAAATCTTAATTGTCCCGCTTCGGACATTTTACTTGCTGCTGTTCATTATGTTAAGCCGAGAAAAAGAACGAATTGGTCCTCTTATGGATCAACGTAACATAAGCAAGGAGAACAAGATGGATTTCTTAAACAAAATTTCAGAGCATGGACACTGGTTGATCAGACTATCACTGGCAGGTATCTTTTTATTTCACGGTTTTATAAAATTTCCAATGGCGGAAATGATGTCCCAATCAATGGGTATGCCCTTACTCATGATCTACCTGTTGGCAACCATGGAAGTGGTCGGTGGTATCTTTATTCTGGCCGGCGCAATATTTAACGACTTATTGACCCGCATTGCAGGTGGTATATTCGTATTGACCATGACAGGTGCCATCGGCATGGTACACTGGCCCCAGTGGAGCTTTGTGGCGTCAGAGAGTCATCCCATGGGAGGTATGGAGTTCCAGTTATTAACCCTGCTGATCTCTTTGCTTTTTGTGGCAGGAGGAAATCGCGCTGTGGTACCTGCTTCTGAATAAGGCCGGTCCAAGAATGTAATTATTAGAAAATCCGGCTTCAGTCGGATTTTCTTTTTATTGCAGATGAGGGTGAATCCTCGTAAGCTGAAGAATGAACCTGAATATAATTATCCGTGGAGCAGTCATAGATGAT
Above is a window of Candidatus Neomarinimicrobiota bacterium DNA encoding:
- a CDS encoding prolyl oligopeptidase family serine peptidase — protein: LVIMGGSYGGYMTNWVITQTNLFEVAASRYGIFDLKSDFSNSIYAQWELDYLGKPYWETPNLYRRMSPSTFIKKAKTPTLILHGAEDENTFTSNSRELARALKTLAVPHRFFLYPREGHGMDEPNHRLDVFQRQLSWVNYHLGRKAALSGEDWLSKDIQVQILSVNKKARFLNYPDETFLKIKLLIDGSQSINPHPFTLADFRLQPWSNKVLGLPSGQILLQDQNFRFELGPDTPSIELELIFQKTDDPDQELHIKGVGSFTIP
- a CDS encoding DoxX family protein; translated protein: MDFLNKISEHGHWLIRLSLAGIFLFHGFIKFPMAEMMSQSMGMPLLMIYLLATMEVVGGIFILAGAIFNDLLTRIAGGIFVLTMTGAIGMVHWPQWSFVASESHPMGGMEFQLLTLLISLLFVAGGNRAVVPASE